A genomic region of Bradyrhizobium sp. ORS 278 contains the following coding sequences:
- the fliE gene encoding flagellar hook-basal body complex protein FliE, whose protein sequence is MASPISAANAYANSARVLDTNGTGNAFGGLARVRDVLGNGAGADKGGPSFSALLKDAIGSVVETGRKSDSQAVAMASGKANVMDVVTAVAETDVAVSTLVSVRDRVIQAYEDVMKMTI, encoded by the coding sequence ATGGCCTCCCCAATTTCCGCAGCGAATGCCTATGCGAATTCCGCCCGCGTGCTCGATACCAATGGTACGGGCAACGCCTTCGGCGGTCTCGCCCGCGTGCGTGACGTCCTCGGCAATGGCGCCGGCGCCGACAAGGGTGGTCCGTCGTTCAGCGCGCTGCTGAAGGATGCGATCGGCAGCGTCGTGGAGACCGGACGCAAGTCCGACAGCCAGGCGGTCGCGATGGCCTCGGGCAAGGCCAACGTGATGGATGTCGTCACCGCGGTCGCCGAGACCGACGTCGCGGTGTCGACGCTGGTGTCGGTGCGCGACCGGGTGATCCAGGCCTATGAAGACGTGATGAAGATGACGATCTGA
- the fliR gene encoding flagellar biosynthetic protein FliR: MRIDISFLPTLAAVFMLAFARIAAMVMLLPGLGEVNIPVRIKLATALLLTMIVLPLNRQAYQVDLQALSPLVVMMVHEIVIGIVLGATARVTLSALQVAGSVIAQQMGLGFVTAVDPTQGQQGVLIGNFLTMLGVTLLFATDSHHLVIAALSDSYKIFAPGELVPSGDVASLATKAFAAAFKIGLQLSAPFLVFGLVFNIGLGVLARLMPQMQVYFVGAPLSILIGFLIFALVLTAMMGTFLGYFEGVLHELMPR; this comes from the coding sequence ATGCGCATCGACATCTCGTTTCTTCCGACCTTGGCCGCGGTGTTCATGCTCGCTTTCGCGCGCATCGCCGCGATGGTGATGCTGCTGCCGGGGCTTGGCGAGGTCAACATTCCCGTCCGCATCAAGCTCGCCACCGCGCTCTTGCTGACGATGATCGTGCTGCCGCTCAACCGTCAGGCCTATCAGGTCGACCTGCAGGCGCTGTCGCCGCTGGTGGTCATGATGGTGCACGAGATCGTGATCGGCATTGTGCTCGGCGCGACCGCGCGGGTGACGTTGTCGGCGCTGCAGGTCGCGGGCTCGGTGATCGCCCAGCAGATGGGGCTCGGCTTCGTCACCGCGGTCGATCCGACGCAGGGCCAGCAGGGCGTGCTGATCGGAAACTTCCTCACCATGCTCGGCGTGACCTTGCTGTTCGCGACCGACAGCCATCATCTGGTGATCGCGGCGCTGAGCGACAGCTACAAGATCTTCGCGCCGGGCGAACTGGTTCCGAGCGGCGATGTCGCCTCGCTGGCAACCAAGGCATTTGCGGCGGCGTTCAAGATCGGCCTGCAATTGTCGGCACCGTTTCTGGTGTTCGGCCTGGTCTTCAACATCGGGCTCGGCGTGCTGGCGCGGCTGATGCCGCAGATGCAGGTCTATTTTGTCGGCGCGCCGCTCTCGATCCTGATCGGCTTCCTCATCTTCGCGCTGGTGCTCACCGCGATGATGGGCACGTTTCTCGGCTATTTCGAAGGCGTCCTCCACGAGCTGATGCCGCGGTGA
- the cckA gene encoding cell cycle histidine kinase CckA, translating into MSADTDNEASPDQVNLPERPRRSGSILLILLVAFGLVAVAIALMTIGRNQAQPYILGLLSLLATVGLFNLFAFAAGIVRFADKAADDPVMGAIADHAFDGLAVTDPRGHVVYANAAYLSMTGAASAQEARPVERVFIGNPDVSEAVFRLLKAAREGKRQQEEVRITASEGGQGRWLRMRVRPLGQTKRYQRYAVWSIADITRDRERQEDVFQELQHAIEYLDHAPCGFFSVNPEGGLVYVNATLANWLDYDLAEIGSGGLKLADVVSGDGASLLTSIVAVPGEVRTEVFDIDLKMRGGKTMPARLYHKLAFGADGKPGASRTLVISRARDERSDPERAAEVRFMRFFDHTPMAIATVDRGGAVVRANARYAKLAQSVSGDVAAAKSIFRAVSQRDRHLLIAAINQAAEGQADIPPVEVMLEGARERFGQFFVTAVDEDERETEAAIVYLLETTERRALENQINQSQKMEMVGQLAGGIAHDFNNVLSAIMMANDFLLNAHKPTDPSFQDIMQIKQNATRAATLVRQLLAFSRRQTLRPQVLDLGDALSDLTMLLRRLIGEKVKLDLSHGRDLWPVKVDVSQFEQVIVNLAVNARDAMPDGGKLSVRTANVTAEETAQAAYKGMPVADYVKIEISDTGTGIPAEIREKIFEPFFSTKEVGKGTGLGLSTVYGIIKQTGGFIYVDSEVGKGTAFQIFLPRHIVVPEVQPEPQATNGGPKEAAPAAEAPKPRADLTGQGTILLVEDEEGLRALNARGLRSRGYSVIEASNGIEAMEALEECNGELDLVVSDVVMPEMDGPTLLKVMREKNPDIKIIFVSGYAEDAFEKSLPENQQFAFLPKPFTLSQLVAAVKETMAPQ; encoded by the coding sequence ATGAGCGCCGATACAGACAACGAAGCGTCACCGGACCAGGTGAACCTGCCGGAGCGGCCGCGCCGCAGCGGCAGCATCCTGCTGATCCTGCTGGTGGCGTTCGGCCTCGTCGCGGTCGCGATCGCGCTGATGACGATCGGCCGCAACCAGGCGCAGCCCTATATTCTCGGCCTGCTGTCGCTGCTCGCCACCGTCGGCCTGTTCAACCTGTTCGCCTTCGCTGCCGGCATCGTCCGCTTCGCCGACAAGGCGGCCGACGATCCCGTCATGGGCGCGATCGCCGATCACGCCTTCGACGGGCTCGCAGTGACCGATCCGCGCGGGCATGTGGTCTATGCCAACGCGGCCTATCTGAGCATGACCGGGGCGGCCAGCGCTCAGGAGGCGCGCCCCGTGGAGCGCGTCTTCATCGGCAATCCCGACGTCTCCGAGGCCGTATTCCGCCTGTTGAAAGCGGCGCGCGAGGGCAAGCGGCAGCAGGAGGAGGTGCGCATCACCGCCTCCGAGGGCGGCCAGGGCCGCTGGCTGCGCATGCGGGTGCGCCCGCTCGGCCAGACCAAGCGCTATCAGCGCTACGCCGTGTGGTCGATCGCTGACATCACAAGGGATCGCGAGCGCCAGGAGGACGTGTTCCAGGAGCTCCAGCATGCCATCGAATATCTCGACCATGCGCCCTGCGGCTTTTTCTCGGTCAATCCGGAAGGCGGCCTCGTCTACGTCAACGCCACGCTCGCCAACTGGCTCGACTATGATCTCGCCGAGATCGGCTCCGGCGGATTGAAACTCGCCGACGTCGTCTCCGGCGACGGCGCATCGCTGCTGACCTCGATCGTCGCGGTGCCCGGCGAGGTCCGCACCGAGGTGTTCGACATCGACCTGAAGATGCGCGGCGGCAAGACCATGCCGGCGCGGCTCTATCACAAGCTCGCCTTCGGCGCCGACGGCAAGCCGGGCGCCTCGCGCACCCTGGTCATCAGCCGCGCCCGCGACGAGCGCTCCGATCCGGAGCGCGCCGCCGAGGTGCGCTTCATGCGCTTCTTCGACCACACGCCGATGGCGATCGCGACCGTCGACCGCGGCGGCGCCGTGGTCCGCGCCAACGCGCGCTACGCCAAGCTGGCGCAGAGCGTGAGCGGCGACGTGGCCGCGGCGAAATCGATCTTCCGCGCCGTCAGCCAGCGCGACCGCCACCTGCTGATCGCTGCGATCAACCAGGCCGCCGAAGGGCAGGCGGACATCCCGCCGGTCGAGGTCATGCTTGAGGGCGCGAGAGAGCGCTTCGGCCAGTTCTTCGTCACCGCGGTCGACGAGGACGAGCGCGAGACGGAAGCCGCGATCGTCTATCTGCTCGAGACCACCGAGCGGCGGGCGCTGGAGAACCAGATCAACCAGTCGCAGAAGATGGAGATGGTCGGCCAGCTCGCCGGCGGCATCGCCCACGACTTCAACAACGTGCTCTCGGCCATCATGATGGCCAATGACTTCCTGCTGAACGCGCACAAGCCGACCGACCCGTCGTTCCAGGACATCATGCAGATCAAGCAGAACGCGACGCGCGCCGCGACGCTGGTGCGGCAGCTGCTGGCGTTCTCGCGCCGCCAGACCCTGCGGCCGCAGGTGCTCGATCTCGGCGATGCGCTGTCGGATCTGACGATGCTCTTGCGCCGGCTGATCGGCGAGAAGGTCAAGCTCGACCTCAGCCACGGCCGCGACCTCTGGCCGGTCAAGGTCGACGTCTCGCAGTTCGAGCAGGTGATCGTGAACCTCGCCGTCAACGCCCGCGACGCGATGCCGGATGGCGGCAAGCTCTCGGTGCGCACCGCCAATGTGACGGCCGAGGAGACGGCGCAGGCGGCCTACAAGGGCATGCCGGTCGCCGACTACGTCAAGATCGAGATCAGCGACACCGGAACCGGCATTCCCGCAGAAATTCGCGAGAAGATCTTCGAGCCGTTCTTCTCGACCAAGGAGGTCGGCAAGGGCACGGGTCTCGGCCTGTCGACCGTCTACGGCATCATCAAGCAGACCGGCGGCTTCATCTATGTCGACAGCGAGGTCGGCAAGGGCACCGCATTCCAGATCTTCCTGCCGCGCCATATCGTCGTGCCCGAGGTCCAGCCCGAGCCGCAGGCGACCAACGGCGGGCCCAAGGAAGCGGCTCCTGCCGCCGAGGCGCCGAAGCCGCGCGCGGATCTGACCGGGCAGGGCACCATCCTGCTGGTCGAGGACGAGGAGGGCCTGAGGGCGCTGAACGCGCGCGGCCTGCGCTCGCGCGGCTACAGCGTCATCGAGGCCTCCAACGGCATCGAGGCGATGGAGGCGCTGGAGGAATGCAACGGCGAGCTCGATCTCGTGGTGTCCGACGTGGTGATGCCGGAGATGGACGGGCCGACGCTGCTGAAGGTGATGCGCGAGAAGAACCCCGACATCAAGATCATCTTCGTGTCGGGCTATGCCGAGGACGCCTTCGAGAAGAGCCTGCCGGAGAACCAGCAATTCGCCTTTCTGCCAAAACCCTTCACGCTCAGTCAGCTGGTGGCGGCGGTGAAGGAAACCATGGCGCCGCAATAG
- the flhB gene encoding flagellar biosynthesis protein FlhB, which produces MAEEGDTEDKTEDPTQKRLDQALERGDVVKSQELNTWFVIAAATLVMTTFSGSIGTAVLVPMRNLIANSWMIHTDGAGLLALARSLSFAVIAAIGVPILMVMLAAIAGNMMQHRLVWSGEPLKPSLSKISPLSGAKRLFGKQAAANFAKGLFKLVLLGTVMVMILWPERLRLEALLHMDVAELLGVTMSLTTHLMGSVVALLALVAIGDYLFQYRQWYERQKMSLQEMKEEFKQSEGDPHVKGRIRQIRQQRMKKRMMAAVPKASVIITNPTHYSVALSYERGMQAPVCVAKGVDNIAFKIREIAKAHDIPIVENVPLARALYATVEIDEEIPVEHYHAVAEIIGYVMGLRRNLSGRPR; this is translated from the coding sequence ATGGCCGAGGAGGGTGATACCGAGGACAAAACCGAAGACCCGACGCAAAAACGCCTCGACCAGGCGCTGGAGCGCGGCGACGTCGTCAAGAGCCAGGAGCTCAACACCTGGTTCGTGATCGCGGCGGCGACGCTGGTGATGACGACGTTCTCCGGCTCGATCGGCACCGCGGTGCTGGTGCCGATGCGCAATCTGATCGCCAATTCCTGGATGATCCACACCGACGGCGCGGGGCTGCTGGCGCTGGCGCGCAGCCTGTCGTTCGCCGTCATCGCCGCGATCGGCGTGCCGATCCTGATGGTGATGCTGGCGGCGATCGCCGGCAACATGATGCAGCACCGCCTGGTGTGGTCGGGCGAGCCGCTCAAGCCGTCGCTGAGCAAGATCTCGCCGCTGTCCGGCGCCAAGCGGCTGTTCGGCAAGCAGGCGGCGGCCAACTTCGCCAAAGGCCTATTCAAGCTGGTGCTGCTCGGCACCGTGATGGTGATGATCCTGTGGCCGGAGCGGCTGCGGCTCGAAGCGCTGCTGCACATGGACGTCGCCGAGCTGCTCGGCGTGACGATGTCGCTGACCACGCATCTGATGGGCTCGGTGGTCGCGCTGCTCGCGCTGGTCGCGATCGGCGACTATCTGTTCCAGTACCGGCAATGGTACGAGCGGCAGAAGATGTCGCTGCAGGAGATGAAGGAGGAGTTCAAGCAGTCCGAAGGCGATCCGCACGTCAAGGGCCGCATCCGCCAGATCCGCCAGCAGCGCATGAAGAAGCGCATGATGGCCGCGGTTCCCAAGGCCTCCGTGATCATCACCAACCCGACGCACTACTCGGTCGCGCTGTCCTATGAGCGCGGCATGCAGGCGCCGGTCTGCGTCGCCAAGGGCGTCGACAACATCGCCTTCAAGATTCGCGAGATCGCCAAGGCGCACGACATCCCGATCGTCGAGAACGTGCCGCTGGCGCGGGCGCTGTATGCCACCGTCGAGATCGACGAGGAGATCCCGGTGGAACATTATCACGCGGTCGCGGAGATCATCGGCTACGTGATGGGGCTGCGGCGCAACCTCTCGGGACGGCCGCGATGA
- the fliQ gene encoding flagellar biosynthesis protein FliQ, whose product MTGAETLDVARDAIWTIVIVSSPLMVVGLVVGVVVSLFQALTQIQEQTLVFVPKIIAIFVTLLLGLPFMADALHQHMMRISSRIIGG is encoded by the coding sequence ATGACCGGAGCTGAAACGCTCGACGTCGCGCGCGATGCGATCTGGACGATCGTGATCGTCTCCTCTCCCTTGATGGTGGTCGGTCTGGTCGTCGGCGTGGTCGTGTCGTTGTTCCAGGCGCTGACGCAGATCCAGGAGCAGACGCTGGTGTTCGTGCCCAAGATCATCGCGATCTTCGTCACGCTGCTGTTGGGGCTGCCGTTCATGGCCGATGCGCTGCATCAGCACATGATGCGGATCTCGTCGCGAATCATCGGCGGATGA
- the flgC gene encoding flagellar basal body rod protein FlgC, with the protein MANDSSDFLRSMTIATSGLRAQAGRMRVISENIANADSTAAKAGGDPYRRKVPTFTSALDRALDAKVVTLGKVVPDQSSFRVKYDPSNPAADASGNVKYPNVNPLIEMTDMRDAQRSYEANLNIIGATRRMIQRTLDILKT; encoded by the coding sequence CTCCAGCGATTTCCTGCGCTCGATGACCATCGCGACGTCGGGCCTGCGCGCGCAGGCCGGGCGGATGCGCGTCATCTCCGAGAACATCGCCAATGCCGATTCCACCGCTGCGAAGGCCGGCGGCGATCCCTATCGCCGCAAGGTCCCGACCTTCACCTCGGCCCTCGACCGCGCGCTCGACGCCAAGGTCGTGACCCTCGGCAAGGTGGTGCCCGACCAATCTTCGTTCCGCGTCAAATACGACCCCAGTAACCCGGCCGCGGACGCGTCCGGCAATGTCAAGTACCCCAACGTCAATCCGCTCATCGAGATGACCGACATGCGTGATGCACAGCGGTCCTACGAGGCGAATTTGAACATCATCGGCGCTACGCGCCGCATGATCCAACGCACACTCGACATTCTGAAGACCTAG